TCTGATACCGGTATGTAAAAGCAGAAAAGATGTGTGGAAAGCCTGAGGCCTATGGCTACCCTGTTtaccctatgataaggcactgtcttatattttttgaaatgccaaaatatgccctaggtcttattttcagggggatgtcttatttttccatgaagaagactacagtacacatttattgttgaaaatcactcatgatcactcatgtgccattgattgtccccttttgatcactctgtgccattagTTGTCCCCTTCTTATCACtgtgtgccattcattgtccccttctgttcgctgactcactttttttttggcttgcttgtccttcctggtgcggagtcgcgggcctttgaagttactttcagtttcgctctgcactgcagccagcatcgaggagtcacacaggaGGAGTCACACaggaggcacacagtggcaggtatcggtgggtgtcttatttgcgggggggtgctttattttaattttttgagcaaaaatgggggggtggcttatttgatggggatgccttatcatcggggaaacacggtatgtggaTTTGTACTAAAGTCTGCCTGTGCGTCAGTAATGAGATAAGCAATAGGGGTCAGTATTGAGATCTGTCACTGGAGGTCTATACTGAGTTCTGCcatgggggtctgtactgaggtatGCAGTGGGTTTCTCCAATAGGGGTCTGCACTTTGGAGTTCGTAGTGAGGTCTTCCTAGAGGTCTGCACTGAGGATTCCAATAGAGGTCTGCACTGAGGTCTGCCTGGGCATCTGTACTGAGAGCAGGGTCTGGTTAGCCAGCAAGGTAACCAGGTGCAAGTGGACACATCACTTGCACTTGGTTTCTTTGCTGGCTAGCCTGACTCACTTGTCTTTGATCTCAGGTGCAAATGGAGGGTCTGAGAATAGCAGCAAGCATACCTGGTGAAAATGTTGGGCTTGGGCTAGCCAGCAAGGAAGTCAGGTGCGGTGTTGGATCTTTCTGGGCCAGGTGCCAGTGGAGGTTCAGGCTCCATTTCCACCTGTCTCCCCTGCTTGTTAGCCCAGActctcaacttttttttgcaattctggAACTGGTGCTaggaacttttatttattatggggaCCAGACACTGATAGCACCTTGCTGGAATACATTCCTGTAGAATAATCATGTCTGCATTACAACAAGTGCATCAAGGCGACCAGTCACCATGAAGATACAAAATGAGTGCAGGAGTGTGATTCCTGGGGCAGGATATGACATTGTAAgagtattaatattaatgtggCCTCTAACATCAGTCCTGAAAAAGAGTTCAAACTCTGACACAACTCTTTGGGGGAGGGTTTATTATTATGGTCACTGACACCATTCCTGGGGAAACTATAAACTGAAGAGATTTAGAAGAAATACCTGAAGCTAAGTAACACTACAGGCCTCTTAAATTTAGGCAAAACTTGCTAATCCCAGATCAGGTTTTAACCCAAGTGTTTGACCATGCTGAGAAATTTggaaataataatttgttcttttCTTAGCAATAGCCCATCATAACTATCAGACAGTCAAGTGCAAAGGTAAAATGTAGGGGTCAATGTTCCTTACGTTACATTTGCTATTGATCTTCTGTCAGCAGTACAAATACATTGTCAAACAGATTACCTTAAAGTAATGAAGCAGAAGTGAATTTGTGAAAAATATGAGAGGACGATGCTGATATCATCTGTACTCCAGAGGAATATTAGAGGCAATTGTTTCACTATCAGTAATGACCAGAGACAGAAAAGGAAAGAATTAGCTGTTGGATCTTTCCTGTGAAAATGTGATAGAAGTTACTGAAGCATATGTTTCATACACCTGAAatgaatcataaaaaaatacGCTGCCTGGCCAAAAAACATCCCCAAGCCTGTGGCAGAAGTTATGGTCTGGGGTTTGCTTAGGTGGTCAGGTCCTGGTTCTGCAACATTAAGgttcctgttttaataaagctctccaagactggagatgattttgctggatcatccagattctcccatgatagtctgtcctcCCCAGTcatgaagagatttaataaaacagGCTCTATCTGCCCAAAAAATGAGTTCTGCTAACTACCTGATTATACTAAATAGCCAGGATTCTAAGTTGGCAATGTCAAGATTCATTGGGCTTAAACTGTGAAAGAGTGGTTCTGGAAACATTAGagattttcacacatggattggccactaAAGAATCCAGACTTTGAGAACCTTTAGTATGTTGCTGGAGAAGGCTTCAAATAGCcctctgactctcccatcatcaacaCACATCATCTTGGTAAAATATGTTAGCAACTCTGatgcaataaacataaataatgtaGGGGTCAAGGAGTATGAATAACATAATGAATAGAGTGCAAGGGTCAGCAGTATGTACAAGATGATAGAATACGCACAGGGATCAGGAGTAATGTATAGTATGATGTATAGAGTGCAAGGATCAGGAGTAATGTATAGTATGATGTatagagtgcaagggtcaggagtaATATATAGTATGAtgatgtatagagtgcaggggtgcAGAGTAATgattaatttaatgtacagagtgcaggagtcaggagtaATGTATAATATGCTGTATAGAATACAGGGGACAGGAGTATGTTTTGTATGATGtataaagtgcaggggtcaggagtatgtacaaAATGATATTTATGATTCCAAATGTAATGATGTATACATAACCCTGCAACAACCAAACATTTTAATTGTCATTCTATGGCCATTCTCTTAATGCATATTAAATGTAGATGGCTTTTATATTTGAAAAGCCTCCTTTTTATTGTGAAGGATAGTAAGAATATATACTTTCAGGTCATCCTTGTAATCAACAAATAATAGCCACGACTAGTGCAAATAAACTCAAAGAAACCAATTTTATTAGTCCTTGGAGGCATTGTTGGCGTTGTATTAATACAACTAGGAGTGTTTGGAATGCCAACCAACATCAGGATATTGTTTCTGGATAACATTTCATGTTTCAGCCAAGAACTATTTTGTGTCAATAGGTTCATGCTGGCATTCTGCCTAAAAATAATACAGCTCTTATTATTTTATGTTCACTTAATTTTTGAAGCTTTCCGACAAGAAATAACTCTTGATGTGCCAGGAATATAGTGTGCTCCCAGCTTCCTCTTTGACATGACAACACAAAGTATTCTTTCTTTCCtcccactgtccagcaatatGAGGTTCCATGACACAACCTCCAGACTGCAGCACTGTTAGCTCTCTGTttacattctgcttttttttacctctttaggTTTTTGTGTGTCTGTGAGGCTTTTAGTTATATCACTAATATTGGAATATTTTGTGGATCCCAAGACTATGGCAAATTTGTGAAGTGTATACTGGGAGTAGGTTTGAATTCTTTGTAACCAATATTCTGTTCAATATAGGCACACCTACTTTATGGTCTCTATGCATGCTGTCACCTTTTCTAATCTTGGGTGTTATAGCTATtggacaaatataacaaaacattataGGTGTAAAAGGAGACAGTTTTGTTCCAAATCATACCAATTTAAGAAATTTTTGCTATGAAATAAAGTGCACAGTAAAATAATACACAGCACCAAAAAATGCCTTCATTAAACAAATCATTCCTCTTTTCTTGCTGCTGACCCTATTCATGTATTTGGTGATTTTTAGGATCCCTATATTATTTAAACAACAGATATGGTGCTGGCAGGTTTCCAGGCCCAGAACAGGAACATCAGAAAAAACCTTTAGAATGTGTACCTTTATATGGGCTCTTATGTAAACTAATGCTACAAATGTAATGATAGGACTCAATCACAATGGTAATTACAACATTTCACCACAAGAGGGCTCCGGTGTCCTATTACTGTAATAAAGGTATACTGTGCTACAAATGTAATGATGCAGAGGATACCTAACCAAtgcaattaataataaacagggtttatatagcgccaacatattatgcagcactgtacattaaatagcggttgcagacataaagacacaggaggaggtccAACAAATAAATGGAGAtttgtccaaaataaaaataattcttatgTACCCTTGTGGACACAGCAGTATGAATTGCTGGAAATTTGTTCAAAGTAGTTTCATGTTTTGGGCACTGACTTACTAAGAATGGAGATCAGGCCTGAAGCTTGGCCATCTAAAACCATAAATTAGGATGCTGCCATATTTCGGTCTATACCGGttcatgctgaaaaaaaaagactcacCAACAGTGACAAGGTGCATGGTTTTTATGAACCCTATGCAAAGTTCATGCAAGAAGTTTACAAAGCTTCAAAAATTTCAGAAAACCTGCCACTCGGATATGTCAGTGCTGTGCATGGGTTTGCAATGTGTAGTAATACCAGTCATGGGCAGTGCCAGATAGCTGAGgaataaaaccctggtacagaATATGTATGGGGTGTCCTATGAGACCACATTTTGTAATGACACAGTACAACAATCCCAGCAGGAAAGTGTGGAGAAGTCAATGAGTATTTGTatttgagaagggccaaggtaaACTGCACCAATCGGGTTTCTTGTATGGGCACAAGGACAGAGCCACTTTAATGTTTCCCCATACCAGGTAAAATGAGGCAACAAACTGGAAAACATGTATTTGCAGAGGAATTAAAGGCTCTCATCTAGATTTAGCAGTGGCTGTTCGTGCAATCTTGTTCTTTCCCATCATAGGAAACTCCTGATTATTGCTGACCTTGGAGCAGGGCCATCGTACAATGCCCGACACTAATCAGACCGGATTATAGGAAAGACTTCAACACAGAGGTTCATCTGGTGCCGGCTACAATGTGATGGAGTATAAACACTAATATGAGACAAAATGAAGTCAGAATTGAAGAAAGGAGAAGCTAACGCTACCAATATGGGATTATGCCAATTTCATGGGGGAGATTTGCCATTGATCTgcccttttattttagttttaaggtAGTTGTGGGTAATTAggatttattttcaaagaaggaccaataaaaaaaggggaaggtTTTACAATTTAGGATATTGTATAAAATGGATCTAGCTCTTTTAGCACATGGTGATcctctctcacacaaccatacacacaccTGGGATTTCCCTCCTTGAACCACTCTCCTCTGCAAATGCCTGTTCATTTATCCTTGGcaaagtcttgatcaagaggtcacagaTTGTCCCCAAGCTGAAGATTGCCCCttccccctccaggaagactaaAGCAATATTAAATTGGTTTGGGCAGGAACTACCACCAGggggtgttaatgatcctcaggcatctactcatggaagatcaatcattgtctctgccGAGCAATCATTTGATGGTTGTTTTAAGGACTGCAtttgtctccacagataatgaggtctATAGCTTACTTTCAAGGAGGCAGAATTAtccttacatacaagtcatattcatataaCTTTTAGTCACTTCCAATAACTGGTGAAGTTGAACAGTACAGATTATCTTAATGTCAATGGGTCATACATACTGAGAAAATAAGTGGGTGAGGTGttgaaaaagcaggaaaaattaaAGGGTAAGGAGCAAAATGACAACTTTTCATTGAGAATTAAAATTTTGGGCACCCTAAAAGGTGattttagttggtgaacattacaGCTTGTCTGAGATACTGCAGAACCTgttagaaaaaacaaatgtaaaactcTCACCCCATACCCATGCTGATCTCTAAACATGGGCACATAAAAAGTGTGGACATGCATGGTCTAATGAATTTCTTTGAGATCATGTGGATATAAGTGCAGCTTTGCATTGCTTACAAATATGAAAACAGGTTCTAAGAAAAAGTTGGTACATCTAGTGTGAACTAACTAATCTGCTTCCATCAGTGCCAAAAAATAACTGTCACCCAGTTCAGTTAGGCTGTGGCAGTTTTTCAGGACTTTATAAGAGAATTTCATGAGTTTACTTTGCTGACAGTGAATACACATGAATGATCCATCTTTCATGAAGAAATGTATGCAAAGCACACTACAGTGTGACAAACCCACCAGGAATTCAGCAGCCAAGTTAGTTCATAAACCTTTAAAAGACAGGGGAGACTAATAAAGTGCCAAACAACTTGATACTGTACCTGAACAGGAATAAAGATAATTTCCACACTACACCAATTTCCTGCACTTACATGAAGTTAAGTAGTTAATACTGTTACCCATAATGGTCACTTTACAGGCACTTGTCCAGCTGCACCCGTCACATGGCCTTAGTAACACAAGTTACAATCCACTAGCATGACTACTGAAATTAATTTAGACCAGTATTAGATTAGGATTGAGTGAATGTAGACCTACATACAGAACCTGTGGTTTCTGGTAGCAGAATGCTGTATATTGCAGATTTACCAGATAACCGTAGAACTCAGATATGTGTATTAGACCATTAAGTACAATGACTAGCACATTATTAACTAGTATGGAACATAAATGCAAGGTAGTTAAATAAAGTTGTCTAAAGCCATTGTAGAAAACTACTCCCTAGtaatttcttttaaagaaaggcCATTGGCATAGGAGTTGCATTATTCAGTGCCTAGGTTTACAACATATTGGTTACCGCTCCGTAAAGTTTCTCCCAAATCCTGTGGAAGTAATAATAGAAATTATTCTACTTTAATGTGTTCGGTATACAATGAAATCTAGTCATCGTGCAATAAACAGTAACGGATGTTAGGCTGGCTTGCAGAGGAAAGTTTGAACCCTTGATGTGATAACACAATGATGAAAACAAttcttaaatgaaaaatgttttatttaaataagaaaaagttaaataacGTAAAACAAGCTTGTGTCCTGCCATTATACAATGTTATTGCTAACAAACATGTCAGCCGTGTCAGACTACATTGGTTAATGTCCTGCAGAAATCCCCTTGTCAGAAGTTTAATTCTGAAGCCCGCACCCTTCACTTGTACTGAACATGCCCGACTAGCACCAGGGGGCGTCACGTTCCACCCTATTGGATGATACTGCCAGAAGTCACAAGAATAAAACCACTTAAATGCTCGAGCTCCGTCATCTCACCTCCCCAGTCTGGTGTGTGTAGAAATCATATTTTTGGAAATGAAATACTTTAACCCAACCTTGTGGGTACATTACAACGCCTGAGACTGGCAGAGCCTGACAAACAGAGTGACAAGACATTGCTCTCACATGAAGCTAGAAAATAGGACTGTCCCACAATGGCTGAGGGCTGTCGGAGGTTATGCTAAAAGTCCTTTGACGTTGTTTATCACAAGCCAGTTAAACTTGTGACAAGGGACAGTTCTTAATATAACTACACATTGCAGGAAGGAATCCTTTATTGTAAAGCTGAGGTTACGTTGTGCACATTAAAATCCGTGGACTTTTAGTTGATCTTCTTTGGCCAGTCCAAccttcaaagaaaaagaaaaacacatttaacacatttaacaAGGCTGACCATTGGCCAATAACAAATAATCTTAATACAATTTTATACACAAAAAGCAGAACCctcattgtatgtgtttttttattaaagtaaatttaacgTGAACCTGCAGCCACCACTAGCAAACCAACATAGTACCAATACACAAGCATTGACAATATCTGGTCTTGGCTTCGTTACTCAGTAACTGATCAGCATGATAGCCATGCAATCATTTTCCAGAAAGGTCAGTCCCAATTTAGGCTTTAATATGAAATCACATCAGATAATACAACACCTATTACAAAGCACCTACTTGGATTTCTATACTGCAACATTCACTTTAACAGGCAAAGCCTTACCTCCACAAGGAACTGACAAGCATTCTTGCGCTGGTCACCCTGAAGTTGGATCACCTCTCCGTATTCAGGGTGTTCAACAACGGTACCATTGCAAGCaaatttctaaagaaaacaaataaaaaaaaattaagttgcaGCCATTATTAATCCAAATCACAAACATAGGAGTGTACTTTATAAAAATACCTTCTTGAATGCTTTAACTAATTTCTTCTTATCGTAGTCATCCGCTATACCCTGTACTGTTGTAAGCGTCTTCCTTCCGTTTCTTTGCTGGATTCTTATATGGATAGAATCCTCTGTCCCAGCTGGGAGCCAGTCATCACCTTTACTTGCATCAGCAAAGGGGTCTgtgataaaaaaatcaaaagtacaTTTAATAAGTAATCAGGATTCATGTTTCACATTCTAATACTAACCTACATAGAGATTACATTGTTACCCCACAGTACAATGTGAGTGCCAGAACCACACACAGGGCAGGTGTAcccatcttagattgtaagctcttctggcaagGGTTCTCTCcgcctgtatctgtcatttacaacccctagaGTACAGCaccacataatatgttggcactatataaagtttatttaatattagcAGCACCACATCTCATTTCTAATATTCTACCTATAGACTATAGCTCTGATGAGGATCTGTGTAAAAGTTTGAGAGAaagttatattataaaaaatgccagagctaaaaatatacataaaaagctATAAACTAAAACGAGCCAATCAGGGATTATATTTGATTCCGTGTAATGCAGCGGCCACGACTTCCAGGAAACCAGCCATCAATCAAGTAACTCAAGACGAGTTGACTCCGCCCAGAGGGAGGGATTTGGTCATTCGAATGACGGTCACGCCCCATGACGTCACCAAGCTAGTGAGGAGAAAGGAAGCTGCGCCACACAGCCGGAGAGAAAGGGAGGCGGCCGACGCCATCTTAGCCCGCCTCAGCCTAGCCGGTAAAATATCGGCCAGTATGACAAATTACGTTGGTTGCTTCACTAAAAGCCTAATGTACTAACACGTGAGTCAGGCCTATAAAAACGGCAGAAAATACAGCaccatgtttgttttaaaaacacaattaaatttCTTTCAGTTATGCCAACACTATAACCCCTTTATATACAGCCTGCCCTTCCTTACActaagcaaaacaaataataccACACAAAGCTTTCCACCATTAACCCCACACAATGTAATCGGCTTACTACCACAAACTAGCGTTGTAATAGAAAAACGATAAATTAAAAACCCCGTAAGACACTCACCGAAGGTGTTGAGGTTCTGGATAGCGGACATACGATAAGATGGAGATTCCTTGGTGAGAACTGCGGATAAGCTCAAAGCTGCCTGTTGGCTGTAGTAAAGCTTGTGTAACACGTACACAAAGAAATGGCCGCGACTACTTTTATACCTCGATGATGCCAAAACGTCACTATGACGTACTCAGTCCCGCCCTGATCTATGGTGGCGTAAAGATTTCTTTATGGGGGGATGGGCGTGCTTTGGCGGACATTTTAGGTATGGGCATGCTGACAATATAGGCTGCATAGAAGGATACAAATAAAGTCTGTTCTATGCATTGTATTAAGGTGATTGTCACAGCATTTTAGGAATgtcattttattatgatttccaaaataataaaattctcaCAAGCTAAAAACACAGCCCATAATGTACTGAGAAATCTGAGGGTTTAGATAAACCTGGGATGTCTGGTCACATGACTGCGCATGTGTATTGGCTTGAGTAGCACATGAGCAATCGTGTCAGGGATTGGCATACACAGTCCACTGTTTCTTGACCAAGGTTccgtggttgctaggggttcctccagaggttgctaggggttcattgagcaatatatacctctcaggtcatttaaactgacacaaatgatcttttccCAGCTTAAAtattgacattcttcccactagccagtgatataagagaca
This Pyxicephalus adspersus chromosome 6, UCB_Pads_2.0, whole genome shotgun sequence DNA region includes the following protein-coding sequences:
- the EIF1 gene encoding eukaryotic translation initiation factor 1; the protein is MSAIQNLNTFDPFADASKGDDWLPAGTEDSIHIRIQQRNGRKTLTTVQGIADDYDKKKLVKAFKKKFACNGTVVEHPEYGEVIQLQGDQRKNACQFLVEVGLAKEDQLKVHGF